A genomic region of Macaca thibetana thibetana isolate TM-01 chromosome 14, ASM2454274v1, whole genome shotgun sequence contains the following coding sequences:
- the LOC126934764 gene encoding E3 ubiquitin-protein ligase TRIM48 isoform X2, which translates to MNSGILQVFQRELTCPICMNYFIDPVTIDCGHSFCRPCFYLNWQDIPLLVQCSECRKSTRQRNLETNIHLKKMASLARKASLWQFLSSEEQMCGTHRETKKMFCEVDRSLLCLLCSSSQKHRDHKHCPIEWAAEEHREKLLKKMQSLWEEACENHRNLNMETTRTKYWKGFGDILHRSESVLLHKPQPLNLELSSGPIAGLMDRLNQFRVHITLHHEEANSHIFRYEILRSMCIECDHQDVPYITATPRSFLAWGAQTFTSGKYYWEFHVGDSWNWAFGVCNTYWKEKNQNEKIDGEEGLFLLGCVKNDSQCRLFTTSPLMLQYIPRPTSQVGLFLDYEAKTVSFVDVNQSSLIYTIPNCSFSPPLRPIFCCIHF; encoded by the exons ATGAATTCTGGAATCTTGCAAGTCTTCCAGAGGGAGCTCACCTGCCCCATCTGCATGAACTACTTCATAGACCCAGTCACCATAGACTGTGGGCACAGCTTTTGCAGGCCCTGTTTCTACCTCAACTGGCAAGATATCCCACTTCTTGTTCAGTGCTCTGAatgcagaaagtcaacaaggcaGAGAAACCTTGAAACCAACATTCATTTGAAGAAGATGGCTTCCCTTGCCAGAAAAGCCAGTCTCTGGCAATTCCTGAGCTCTGAGGAGCAAATGTGTGGCACTCACAGGGAGACAAAGAAGATGTTCTGTGAAGTGGACAGGAGCCTGCTCTGTTTGCTGTGCTCCAGCTCTCAGAAGCACCGGGATCATAAACACTGTCCCATTGAGTGGGCTGCTGAGGAACACCGG GAGaagcttttaaagaaaatgcagtcTTTATGGGAAGAAGCTTGTGAAAATCACAGAAACCTGAACATGGAAACCACCAGAACCAAATACTGGAAG GGTTTTGGAGACATATTACACAG GAGTGAGTCCGTGCTGCTGCATAAGCCCCAGCCTCTGAATCTAGAGCTAAGCTCAGGGCCCATCGCTGGACTGATGGACAGGCTCAACCAATTCCGAG tgcATATTACTCTGCATCATGAAGAGGCCAACAGTCATATCTTTCGATATGAAATTTTGAGAAGCATGTGTATTGAATGTGACCATCAAGATGTGCCCTATATCACTGCAACACCTAGAAGTTTTCTTGCATGGGGTGCTCAGACTTTCACCTCCGGCAAATATTACTGGGAGTTCCATGTGGGGGACTCTTGGAACTGGGCTTTTGGTGTCTGTAATACATATTGGAAAGAGAAGAATCAGAATGAGAAGATAGATGGAGAGGAGGGACTCTTTCTTCTTGGGTGTGTTAAGAATGACAGTCAATGCCGTCTCTTTACCACCTCCCCACTTATGCTGCAATATATCCCAAGACCTACCAGCCAAGTAGGATTATTCCTGGATTATGAGGCTAAGACTGTGAGCTTTGTTGATGTTAATCAAAGCTCCCTAATATACACCATCCCTAATTGCTCTTTCTCACCTCCTCTCAGACCTATCTTTTGCTGTATTCACTTCTGA
- the LOC126934764 gene encoding putative tripartite motif-containing protein 49B isoform X1: MNSGILQVFQRELTCPICMNYFIDPVTIDCGHSFCRPCFYLNWQDIPLLVQCSECRKSTRQRNLETNIHLKKMASLARKASLWQFLSSEEQMCGTHRETKKMFCEVDRSLLCLLCSSSQKHRDHKHCPIEWAAEEHREKLLKKMQSLWEEACENHRNLNMETTRTKYWKDYVNLRLEAVRAEYQKMPALHHEEEKHNLEMLKKKGKDIFHQLHLSKAKMAHRREILRGIYEELKEMCHKPDVELLQGFGDILHRSESVLLHKPQPLNLELSSGPIAGLMDRLNQFRVHITLHHEEANSHIFRYEILRSMCIECDHQDVPYITATPRSFLAWGAQTFTSGKYYWEFHVGDSWNWAFGVCNTYWKEKNQNEKIDGEEGLFLLGCVKNDSQCRLFTTSPLMLQYIPRPTSQVGLFLDYEAKTVSFVDVNQSSLIYTIPNCSFSPPLRPIFCCIHF, translated from the exons ATGAATTCTGGAATCTTGCAAGTCTTCCAGAGGGAGCTCACCTGCCCCATCTGCATGAACTACTTCATAGACCCAGTCACCATAGACTGTGGGCACAGCTTTTGCAGGCCCTGTTTCTACCTCAACTGGCAAGATATCCCACTTCTTGTTCAGTGCTCTGAatgcagaaagtcaacaaggcaGAGAAACCTTGAAACCAACATTCATTTGAAGAAGATGGCTTCCCTTGCCAGAAAAGCCAGTCTCTGGCAATTCCTGAGCTCTGAGGAGCAAATGTGTGGCACTCACAGGGAGACAAAGAAGATGTTCTGTGAAGTGGACAGGAGCCTGCTCTGTTTGCTGTGCTCCAGCTCTCAGAAGCACCGGGATCATAAACACTGTCCCATTGAGTGGGCTGCTGAGGAACACCGG GAGaagcttttaaagaaaatgcagtcTTTATGGGAAGAAGCTTGTGAAAATCACAGAAACCTGAACATGGAAACCACCAGAACCAAATACTGGAAG GATTATGTGAATTTAAGGCTAGAAGCAGTTAGAGCTGAGTATCAGAAGATGCCTGCACTTCaccatgaagaagaaaaacataatttggaGATGctgaaaaagaaggggaaagataTTTTTCATCAACTTCATTTAAGTAAAGCCAAAATGGCTCATAGGAGGGAGATTTTAAGAGGAATATATGAGGAGCTGAAGGAAATGTGTCATAAACCAGATGTGGAGCTACTTCAG GGTTTTGGAGACATATTACACAG GAGTGAGTCCGTGCTGCTGCATAAGCCCCAGCCTCTGAATCTAGAGCTAAGCTCAGGGCCCATCGCTGGACTGATGGACAGGCTCAACCAATTCCGAG tgcATATTACTCTGCATCATGAAGAGGCCAACAGTCATATCTTTCGATATGAAATTTTGAGAAGCATGTGTATTGAATGTGACCATCAAGATGTGCCCTATATCACTGCAACACCTAGAAGTTTTCTTGCATGGGGTGCTCAGACTTTCACCTCCGGCAAATATTACTGGGAGTTCCATGTGGGGGACTCTTGGAACTGGGCTTTTGGTGTCTGTAATACATATTGGAAAGAGAAGAATCAGAATGAGAAGATAGATGGAGAGGAGGGACTCTTTCTTCTTGGGTGTGTTAAGAATGACAGTCAATGCCGTCTCTTTACCACCTCCCCACTTATGCTGCAATATATCCCAAGACCTACCAGCCAAGTAGGATTATTCCTGGATTATGAGGCTAAGACTGTGAGCTTTGTTGATGTTAATCAAAGCTCCCTAATATACACCATCCCTAATTGCTCTTTCTCACCTCCTCTCAGACCTATCTTTTGCTGTATTCACTTCTGA